Part of the Oncorhynchus nerka isolate Pitt River linkage group LG14, Oner_Uvic_2.0, whole genome shotgun sequence genome is shown below.
CTACATGATTACAAACCAATCACGTGTGAATGTCTTCACCCAGGAACACATTGGTCTCCATTGATGTGACCAAATCAGTCAGCTATATTTGAGTTTGGGAGAATATCCATGCACTATAGTTGTATAGAGGTTCATTCTTATCGCTGGAGTATTTGTGACTGGAGTTCTGTTATGTGGTACACAAAAACTCAGAAAGTTGAGCAGGCCAGAAAGTTATATAGGAACTAGTCTTTTAGTTTGTAGAGGGCATCCACAAGTGCCCCTCAGCCTACTCTTTGTTAATAAGGCCATAATTTATTGATTTTATATTTTGCTATTGATGTTATGTAAAAATTTAATTGCAGATTAAATTAATGAAAGAGGTCAAATGAAAGGAAATGTTCATTTAAAAAAGCCTAAACATGAATATGTATATTTCGTTATGTAATGTGCCATTAAGAATTTATTGTAAAATAAAATGTGGTATTTTGTGTCAATTTGTGTTGTGTTGCTTAATTCAGTGACCTCACAGGAAGGAACAGAGGCATATCTGATTGTTTTTGTCTGTTTATTATAAAAGGGAGAGAGCATGCTTTAgacatgggttcaaatactatttgaaattcTCTTAAATAATGTATATGTGCTTGATTGAGTTTGCCTGGCATAATGGACCAATAGAATAGTCCAAAAATGGCAAAGCTCGCCCCTCAGGTCCCCCAGGCAGACTAGAGCAAacactcaaagtatttgaaatagTTCAAATAGTgtctgaacccaggtctgctttaCATGGAACATTGTTTTGAGGGGGCTACATTTAATAGAATTTGCTCAACTTTTCTTAGCAGTGGCAACATTTTGGTATGGAACATCAGTTCTAGTCTGTTGATTCAAACACACGGCAGAGAAAGTAATTCCCACAAATAATAATGACAGTGTTAACAAATAAAAGACAGTTGCATAAAACACAAATTAGAACACTGaacacagattacatttagaGATGATTTTCACATAGCACCACGATCTAGCTGAGCGCGAGGATGGAAGTTACTGCATGGCACACACAAAATCAGAAAGCATCTGAAGTCATTCATTCCAGATCTCTGAAATGTGACCACTCGATCAACACAAGTCTGTTACATGCGGAGGTGAATATTGACATGAATTCAGGGGATAGCCTCGGCCAGGACTCGAACCTCGGTCCAGCGACTATCAACTCAACGCATTAGCCTTTACGACAAGAGATCCGAACCATTTGATGAGGTCACTGcctactgggcacagatgtcaatgcaacgtttattccacgttggttcaacgtactttcgtggaaacaacgttgattcaactaaTGTGTGCCCAGTGGATAGGAGTTGGGttgaggtctctacaatataaaAGTCTGACTGTCCATCCCACACTAAACAGTGAGTCAGGAGAAGCGGGGAGAGGAGTAGACTGTGAGCTGTGCGGCTTTTCGTTGAGGATTAGGATTCTGCTGTTCAAGGCAGTCCTTTGAAAGAGCTGCATAGACCAACTGCAAGAAAAACAGACACTCAGGTTAGCCCGAGAAAGCATTCTAGAAAAAGGTTAAGGAAAAGGGCATTCAGAAACAATTATTCAAATAATACTCACCTCTATCTTTGGTTTAGGCTTGGGTGTGGCTGCAAAGAAAATATCAGGGTCAGAATTAGATTTAATACATTCCTAATTGGGCACTTCACAAATTAGCATTAGACTGGCCTTTAAATAAGCTGTAGACACGATCAACTGTACAAATTGATCGCATGTTCATGTACAAGGCTGTAGTAGAAATGTGCATGTCAACACACTGCAGCAAGATGTTATGAAATTGTAACGATAAAGAAAGAGATGTCTTACGGGGCTTGTCCTTGCGTGCACTTTGGGAGCGTGGTGGGGGCTTGGGCGGTGGTATTGGTGGGGGCTGAGATGGGACCTTTGACCTTATATGGTAAGCCAGACCCAAAACCAGGGTGATTACCAAACAGATACTTACATACACCGCCACCCTGGAATAGACCTTCCTCACGGATGTGGGTGGTATGGCTGCAGAGAAAAGGTACAgcacatcaatgaagtcagatcACATGCATACCAGTCTACCTGTCATCTGGGAATGTCGAGTGGTCATTTTCTGTGATTGATTCTCATTTTGGGGGAAAATCTTACAGAgcaatacatactgtatattcactGTATGAAACATTAACAAACAGTTCATGTAGACTAGAAGGACCATATGtacctgcagtgatgttcacatATGTCATATGTCCAACACTGGTGGATCCCTCAACCCAGGTGATCTGGCATTGGTACATTCCATGATCTGATTGGTTGACATTGAGGATGTCCATGAGCAGACGGGTACTATTGGTTGTCAATGTGACTTTGGAGAGATGATGCCTTGGAGTGAGACTAAAGAGAAGGAACTGTCCCTCTGTTGACAGCCCCCATCCCCCTGTCCAGCCATCATCTCCACAATGCTGAACAACACAGGATAAGGAAAGAGTGCCCCCCTTTGGTACGTCAACAGAACCTCTCTTTGCCAAGACAGAAGTCACACATTCCTCTGAATCATAACCTGATGGACCAAAATTTGACAAAAGTGAACACATAAATATAATGTAAATATAATATAAAACATTTCA
Proteins encoded:
- the LOC115141601 gene encoding uncharacterized protein LOC115141601, whose translation is MGKKEMYNCLFLSWTCLCFLPGYDSEECVTSVLAKRGSVDVPKGGTLSLSCVVQHCGDDGWTGGWGLSTEGQFLLFSLTPRHHLSKVTLTTNSTRLLMDILNVNQSDHGMYQCQITWVEGSTSVGHMTYVNITAAIPPTSVRKVYSRVAVYVSICLVITLVLGLAYHIRSKVPSQPPPIPPPKPPPRSQSARKDKPPTPKPKPKIELVYAALSKDCLEQQNPNPQRKAAQLTVYSSPRFS